From the genome of Triticum aestivum cultivar Chinese Spring chromosome 3B, IWGSC CS RefSeq v2.1, whole genome shotgun sequence, one region includes:
- the LOC123065474 gene encoding uncharacterized protein produces MEAEAFPIRFTKGIRSYWRRSKYQRVDGGTAGRGTRHLVRLGDGGSGSGDGKAWGVRLGGMFRVRVKAPASAVAAAKAPKRVLGRIRDAYVDAMLGAAKKHSAATHTLPGGPAPEALWQKRVPVRRSRSQAQVRQKADELGQRLVLEMYKSVRASRDLAGMLEASRSR; encoded by the coding sequence ATGGAAGCCGAGGCCTTCCCGATACGGTTCACCAAGGGCATACGGTCCTACTGGCGCCGGAGCAAGTACCAGCGCGTGGACGGCGGCACGGCGGGCCGGGGCACGCGCCACCTGGTGCGGCTCGGggacggcggcagcggcagcggcgacggCAAGGCGTGGGGCGTGCGGCTCGGCGGCATGTTCCGGGTGCGCGTCAAGGCGCCGGCCTCGGCCGTGGCCGCGGCGAAGGCCCCGAAGCGCGTGCTCGGCCGGATAAGGGACGCGTACGTGGACGCCATGCTCGGCGCGGCGAAGAAGCACTCGGCGGCGACGCACACGCTGCCGGGCGGGCCGGCCCCGGAGGCGCTGTGGCAGAAGCGGGTGCCCGTGCGCCGGTCGCGCAGCCAGGCGCAGGTGCGGCAGAAGGCGGACGAGCTGGGCCAGAGGCTCGTCCTCGAGATGTACAAGTCCGTGCGCGCGTCCAGGGACCTCGCAGGCATGCTCGAAGCATCAAGGTCGCGATAG